The following nucleotide sequence is from Myxococcus stipitatus.
GGCGCGCCCGTGGCATGTGTCGGGCGGCGCACGGACGCGTCGACGCTGGCGTGCCTCGCCGTGCGCGCAATGACAGTCATGACCGGGCGGCCGGTGCCTGGGACGCGCACCGGTCCGCCCGGAGGCGCGGCTTTTTCGTCTCCGCTACGGGCCGCGTGAGAGGGATTGACGCCGCCGCGTGGACAGCAGCGCGAGCAGGGCCAGCCCCAACAGCCCGGCGCCCGCGCCCGAGGACTGCTGGCAGCCGCAGCCGCTCGACCCGGACTGCTCGGGCGTCTCGGGCTCTGGAGGCGTGGGCGGCTCCTCCTCGCCGGTGGGCAGGGGCTTCACCCGCACGTCGAAGGTGCAGCTCGTGCTGTTGCCGCTCGCGTCGGAGGCGGTCACTCGCACGGGCGTGGTGCCCAGGGGGAAGCGGGTGCCGCGCGGCGGCTCATACGTCACCACGGGCGTGGAGACGCCGTCCTGGGCCCGTGCCTCGGGCCAACCCGCGTACACGCCCTCCTCCGACTCGGCGATGGCGGACACGGCGGGCGGGCACGTCAGCTCGGGGGCCCGCGTGTCCCGCACCTGCACGACGAACACGCAGTCGGCGGAGTTGCCTCGCCAGTCGGTCGCGGTGACGCGGACCTGGGTGTCGCCCAGGGGGAACCGGGCGCCGCTGGCGTGGCTGTAGTGGACGACGGGCGCCGGGTCCAGGTCGGAGACGGACGCGGGGGGGTAGCTGACGGAGGCGCCCTGGCCGCTGGGGGCCTCGGCGACCTGTCCCGCGGGGCAGGTGAGCTGGGGGGGCTCCCGGTCGGGTGTCTCGAACTCCCACGCCCACAGCTCGCGCCCGGACGCGGGGTGCCACGCGGTGAAGTAGACCTTCGAGCCCGCCACCGCGAGCACGCGCGGCGAGGAGGACAGGGGCCCCGGGGCGATGTCCGCGACGCGGCGGGTGCCCGTCTCCGTGCCGTCCGTGGTCCACAGCTCCAGGCCGGAGGCTCCGTCCGAGGCCGCGAACACCCATGGCCCTTGGGGCTTGAGCGGGAAGAACGGACCTGGGCTCGTCGCGGCGTGCGTCGGCCCCGGGGCGATGTCCTTCAGTCGGACCGTGCCCGCCTCCGTGCCGTCGCTGCGCCAGGGCTCGAAGCCCCCCGCCTCGTCGCTCGCCCAGAACAGCAGCTGCCCCCCCATCGCCGTGAGCTGCGTGGGCGCTGGCGTGCTGGCGGAGGGGCCGAAGTCGCGCACCCGCGTCGAGCCCTCGCGCGTCCGCTTCCACAGCTGCGGAGGGGCGTCCGCGGGGTCGACCACGTGGTAGAGCGCGTCGCCCACCGCGACGGCGGCGGGCTTCGTCGACTCGCGCCAGGCCGTGGGCTGCAGCGGCCGCGTCCCCGCCGAGGTCCCGTCGCTCGTCCAGAGCTCCTGCCCTCGCGTCGCCGTGCTGGCCCAGAAGTAGAGGGTGCCATCCACGGGGACGAGGCGCTCGATGACGGAGCGGTTCGGCGCGGTGTCCAGCCGGGCCAGGCGCTCGGTCCCGCCCAGGGTCCCATCGCTCTTCCAGAGCTCCGCGGGCCCGGGGCTGGTGGCGATGACGAAGTAGACCTCGTCGCCCATGACGGTGAGCATCCGTGGCTTCGACGCCGTGTCGGAGAACTGGGCGAGCGGGCGGGTGCCGGCGGGCGTTCCATCCGTCACCCACAGCCCCCCGGACCGCCCGGGGCCACCCCAGTCCGCGACGAGCGCGACGTCGCCCAGCCGGGCGGTGAGCGCTCCCGCCGCAGGGGCGTCGCCGGCGCCGAACGAGCCGAGCTTCTCCCGCTTCTTCGTCGCGAGGTCCAACGCCCACAGCCCCGTGTCCGACGTGAGGGTATAGAAGAGGAGGGTCCGCTCCAGCCGGGTGAAGTGCGCGACGATGTTCCCCGAGGGGAGCGCCGGTGACAGGTCCGGGGGCTCGGTCCCCTTCGGCGTCCCATCCGTGACCCACACCGTCGCGTTGACGGTGGGGCGGGTGCCCTGGAACCAGAGGTGGTCATCCACCGCGAGCGCGTGCTCCTGGTAGCGCTCGATGCCGTTGCGGTTGCCCTCGCCCAGCGCCAGCAGCTTCTTCGTCCCCGCCTGGCTCCCGCTGCTCGCCCAGACGGCATCCGCGCTCCAGACGAGGAGCCCTCCCTGGGTCCAGCCGCCGGGGAGGCCCTGGCTCCAGTCGAAGGTGTCGCTGGTCGTCGCGAGCGTCACCGTGCCCTGGGGCGTGCCGTCGGTCTTGTTCAGGCTGGCTCCTCCCGAGTCCAGGCTCCGCGTGAAGTAGAGGCCATCCGGGGTGGACAGCATCGACATGGCGAAATTCGGGTTCGTGGAGGTGCTCAGGGTGAGGACGTCGGTGGTGCCCGGCGCGGTGCCGTTGCTGCGCATCAGCGACAGCGAGGAGTCGCTGGGAGATGCCTGGAAGTAGAGCTGCTCCTGGTGGACGAAGAGGCTCGAGGGGTTGGAGCTCCGGGAGCCGACGGAGATGTCGGTGACGGGCTGGGTGCCCGCGGCCGTTCCATCGCTGGTCCACAGCTCCACGCCGATGGAGAACTGCCACGCGGAGAAGTAGATGCGGCCGTTCATGCAGACCGGCGTCGGGCGCGGGAAGTTCGTGCTGCTCTGTCCGGTATGGTCGATGGCCGTCACCAGGAGCGTGCCGGCGCTGGTCCCGTTGCTCTTCCAGAGGTCGGAGCGGTCTCGGTTGGGATTGGCCCAGAAGAATGTGTTGCCACCACACGGGACGAAGCCGTGCGCGTTCGCCAGCCGGGCCGCCGCGTTCGCGGGCGTCAGCTTGCGCGTGCCGTCCGGGGTGCCGTCGCTCGTCCAGGCCGTGATGCCATCCAGCTCGTCGGTCGCGGAGAAGAACAGCGTGTCTCCCCCCACCGCGGAGTCCGTGCCGCCGGACTCCGCCCCCGCGACGGCCTTCACCAACCTGGTCCCCTCGGGGGTGCCATCGCTCTTCCAGAGCGAGAAGCCCGTGGGGGACGCGCCGACGTGGTGGCCCAGGATGTACAGCGCGCCACCCATGACCTCCATGCGGGGCGCGTAGCCGTACTGGC
It contains:
- a CDS encoding HYR domain-containing protein, encoding MKADAVRGVVVVAVVCAMQLLGCREDVAPPVTEAAHPKAIAQTVGTPFLVKDLNPDPLEPNPYNPPRAPSLSLMLGDVLLLGVADPTHGYELWRTDGTMPGTFLVMDLHPGESNGAPQHGVIMGGRAYFLTSDVRVGDGLSLWTSDGTTNGTRLVKRLNLGGQYGYAPRMEVMGGALYILGHHVGASPTGFSLWKSDGTPEGTRLVKAVAGAESGGTDSAVGGDTLFFSATDELDGITAWTSDGTPDGTRKLTPANAAARLANAHGFVPCGGNTFFWANPNRDRSDLWKSNGTSAGTLLVTAIDHTGQSSTNFPRPTPVCMNGRIYFSAWQFSIGVELWTSDGTAAGTQPVTDISVGSRSSNPSSLFVHQEQLYFQASPSDSSLSLMRSNGTAPGTTDVLTLSTSTNPNFAMSMLSTPDGLYFTRSLDSGGASLNKTDGTPQGTVTLATTSDTFDWSQGLPGGWTQGGLLVWSADAVWASSGSQAGTKKLLALGEGNRNGIERYQEHALAVDDHLWFQGTRPTVNATVWVTDGTPKGTEPPDLSPALPSGNIVAHFTRLERTLLFYTLTSDTGLWALDLATKKREKLGSFGAGDAPAAGALTARLGDVALVADWGGPGRSGGLWVTDGTPAGTRPLAQFSDTASKPRMLTVMGDEVYFVIATSPGPAELWKSDGTLGGTERLARLDTAPNRSVIERLVPVDGTLYFWASTATRGQELWTSDGTSAGTRPLQPTAWRESTKPAAVAVGDALYHVVDPADAPPQLWKRTREGSTRVRDFGPSASTPAPTQLTAMGGQLLFWASDEAGGFEPWRSDGTEAGTVRLKDIAPGPTHAATSPGPFFPLKPQGPWVFAASDGASGLELWTTDGTETGTRRVADIAPGPLSSSPRVLAVAGSKVYFTAWHPASGRELWAWEFETPDREPPQLTCPAGQVAEAPSGQGASVSYPPASVSDLDPAPVVHYSHASGARFPLGDTQVRVTATDWRGNSADCVFVVQVRDTRAPELTCPPAVSAIAESEEGVYAGWPEARAQDGVSTPVVTYEPPRGTRFPLGTTPVRVTASDASGNSTSCTFDVRVKPLPTGEEEPPTPPEPETPEQSGSSGCGCQQSSGAGAGLLGLALLALLSTRRRQSLSRGP